One window from the genome of Thalassospira xiamenensis M-5 = DSM 17429 encodes:
- a CDS encoding ABC transporter permease → MLVLTELAKRKLALLGLIIIVIIAGSALLAPWIAPYDPQNQMFDGLTIEGAPMPPSAQFLLGTDLLGRDLLSRLMYGAQTSLIIGVVANGAAVIIGALVGVTAGFFQGWIGMILMRATDLMMAFPALLLAIVLAAIFTPSLWIVAMVIAMVNWVQVARVIYTETRSLSEREFIEAEWGIGAGRFRILFKHMLPHLLSTMVVWATLGIATTVLLEATLSYLGVGVQPPTPSWGNIIFENQTYFTSAPWLVFVPGTAIILLALAFNLVGDALRDILDPTQKGRH, encoded by the coding sequence ATGCTTGTTCTTACTGAACTGGCCAAAAGAAAACTGGCACTTTTGGGGTTGATCATCATCGTGATCATTGCGGGATCCGCACTGCTTGCGCCGTGGATCGCACCGTATGATCCGCAAAATCAGATGTTTGACGGTCTGACCATTGAAGGCGCGCCAATGCCGCCAAGTGCTCAGTTCCTTCTGGGCACGGATTTGCTTGGGCGTGATTTGCTGTCGCGTTTGATGTATGGCGCACAGACATCCCTGATCATTGGCGTCGTTGCCAATGGTGCCGCGGTCATCATCGGGGCATTGGTCGGCGTGACGGCGGGCTTTTTCCAAGGATGGATCGGGATGATCCTGATGCGGGCGACCGATTTGATGATGGCGTTTCCGGCCTTGTTGCTGGCAATTGTTCTGGCCGCAATTTTCACACCCAGTTTGTGGATCGTTGCCATGGTGATTGCCATGGTCAACTGGGTGCAGGTAGCGCGCGTGATTTACACCGAAACCCGGTCATTGTCGGAACGTGAGTTCATCGAGGCCGAATGGGGCATCGGTGCCGGACGTTTCCGCATTCTTTTCAAACATATGTTGCCGCATTTGCTGTCGACCATGGTGGTCTGGGCAACGCTGGGCATTGCCACCACGGTTTTACTTGAAGCAACGCTTTCCTATCTCGGTGTCGGGGTACAGCCACCAACGCCAAGCTGGGGCAACATCATTTTTGAAAACCAGACCTATTTCACCTCGGCACCGTGGCTGGTTTTCGTCCCCGGAACTGCGATCATTCTGTTGGCCTTGGCCTTTAATCTGGTCGGGGACGCCCTTCGCGACATTCTTGACCCGACCCAGAAGGGACGCCACTGA
- a CDS encoding ANTAR domain-containing response regulator → MKRANRIPNFRGWHAWVLHRPSAAIDPLLRHLERLGMTVDRYWPELPGLDDAQSKGADILFFDADMGMDEQFPWTPDHTPMPSVALIGSEAPGRLEWVLSRQSGAHLQKPVSTAGVFSAAVLAVHAFEQQQKLRAEICELRRRLKLRPVVAKVLMTVMLSHNIDEHGALKAIRAEAMKKQQTIEDYCAAIVASGRTGSGDGATIAPN, encoded by the coding sequence ATGAAACGCGCAAACCGCATCCCGAATTTCAGAGGCTGGCATGCATGGGTTCTGCACCGTCCGAGTGCAGCAATAGATCCATTGTTACGGCATCTTGAACGTTTGGGGATGACGGTTGACCGGTACTGGCCGGAATTGCCGGGGCTTGACGATGCGCAAAGCAAAGGGGCCGATATCCTGTTTTTCGATGCCGATATGGGCATGGATGAACAGTTCCCCTGGACACCCGATCATACACCAATGCCAAGTGTGGCCCTGATCGGGTCGGAGGCACCGGGGCGTCTGGAATGGGTATTAAGCCGTCAAAGTGGCGCCCATTTGCAAAAGCCGGTTTCAACGGCCGGGGTGTTCAGTGCGGCGGTTTTGGCTGTGCATGCCTTTGAACAACAACAAAAATTGCGGGCCGAGATTTGCGAGCTTCGCCGTCGGCTCAAACTGCGTCCGGTGGTCGCCAAGGTGCTGATGACCGTGATGCTCAGCCACAATATCGACGAGCACGGGGCGCTTAAAGCCATCCGGGCCGAAGCGATGAAAAAACAACAAACCATTGAAGACTATTGCGCGGCGATTGTTGCATCGGGCCGGACCGGTTCGGGTGACGGTGCGACGATTGCCCCGAACTAA
- a CDS encoding ABC transporter permease, which yields MFAYILRRLVSALLILLGVSVVTYALLYMLPADPARQIAGRSATAETVANIREQLGLNLPFYQQYLRYLGNLLMGDFGRSYLQKTEVGELIAARLPATLLLMAGAIFCELVMGLTAGAIGAIKRNTSLDRGLMVASFVGVSAPQFVVGILMLYLFAVVLGWFPIGGYGTFSHLVLPSISMGFLGAGWYSRMMRSSMLDVLRQDYVRTARAKGLGRARVFFVHAFPNALLPIIAMIGIDIGMFMSGIVVVESVFGWPGIGQLAWQAIQRVDIPIIMGVTLVSACAIVMGNLLADLVAPFIDPRIKLR from the coding sequence ATGTTTGCTTATATTCTTCGTCGTCTTGTTTCAGCACTTCTGATTCTGCTTGGCGTCAGTGTCGTGACCTATGCATTGCTTTATATGTTACCGGCCGATCCGGCACGCCAGATTGCCGGGCGTTCGGCAACGGCGGAAACGGTGGCCAATATCCGCGAACAGCTTGGGCTTAACCTTCCATTCTATCAGCAATATTTGCGGTATCTCGGCAATCTCCTTATGGGTGATTTTGGCCGTTCCTATTTGCAGAAAACCGAAGTCGGCGAACTGATTGCAGCGCGCCTTCCCGCCACCCTTCTTTTGATGGCCGGGGCGATTTTCTGTGAACTTGTGATGGGGCTGACGGCCGGGGCCATTGGTGCGATTAAACGCAATACATCGCTTGATCGGGGCTTGATGGTCGCATCTTTTGTCGGTGTTTCAGCACCGCAATTCGTGGTCGGCATTTTGATGCTGTATCTGTTTGCGGTGGTTCTGGGCTGGTTCCCGATTGGTGGCTACGGGACGTTTTCGCATCTGGTGTTGCCGTCTATTTCAATGGGGTTCCTTGGGGCGGGCTGGTATTCGCGGATGATGCGTTCATCGATGCTTGATGTCCTGCGTCAGGATTATGTGCGCACCGCACGGGCCAAGGGTCTTGGTCGGGCACGGGTCTTTTTCGTTCACGCCTTTCCCAATGCGCTTTTACCGATCATTGCGATGATCGGCATCGATATCGGCATGTTCATGAGCGGCATTGTGGTGGTCGAATCGGTGTTTGGCTGGCCGGGGATCGGACAGTTGGCATGGCAGGCCATTCAACGTGTGGACATTCCAATCATCATGGGTGTGACGCTGGTTTCGGCCTGCGCCATCGTGATGGGCAATCTATTGGCGGATTTGGTGGCACCGTTCATCGATCCGCGCATCAAGCTGCGCTGA